The genomic stretch CTTCCTGGTAATTAGCTGACATATGTCACTCTGTGCATGTAAGCAGCAATACCGAAGTGAGCGGTAGTTGTAGAGTGCAACACATCTCCTGAGTTTGCAGATCTTCCAGAATCACGTTCGAGAACCAGGGTAGCTGACCAGCACTAGTCCGAAGAAACAAACAACCGCAGACGCCCCGATTTTTTGTGCCTGTGAGCCGACGCTCAACAGCATAGATCCCTGAGGCCGAGATTCCATGGCACTGTCACCTAGTGAGCAAGTGTATCCAGACGGGATGTGTGTTGGGAAAGCTGAGGCGGTCGAGAAGGGAAGGTGAGTCTTGTAGAGAAAAGGGTGGGCTGGGTGGGGCGGCCGACAGTCACGAGGATGCGCGCTTGTCCGGCGAACCAATCACTACGTCACAGCCAACTCGGCAATATTTGCGGTCCACATGGTTCAGCTGAAATGCCCTCATCTCTTATGCTAGTGGACATACGGACATTACCTGCTAGGGCTTCACGTGGTGCGCCACACACGCTACGGGAGAGCCGGCCATGCATGAGGAAAAGTCAAATATGTACCCTGTGAGACCGACGCCTGGCAGACTGATTTGATTGTCTGGATATCGTAGATAACGACTGCAAGGACCTATAGTCCTCCTTCTATCAAATGCAACCCGTCATAATACCTGAATTTTCCCCTCGCGAACGCCTCGAAATGCAGCAGATGAAACGCCAGATGAAGGACCGAAATCGCGATACGAGTGGCGCATCTAGTCATCCATCTTCATATCCTCAAAGTCATCTAGCAATTGCTCCATCGGAATCTGGATGCCTtcatcctcgtcgtcgccAAGACTGCTCTCCGTCTCCATCGCGTCCGCGTCCTTCTGCTTCTGTTCCTGCTGCGCCTTGTATAGCGCCATGGTCGCGCGCAATTCCTGGTCCTCCTCGACGTCCTGCAGGAACATTTCAAAGTCGCGCTCCATCTTCTCCTGGTCCTGCTTGCGGGGTAGCATCTCGCCTTCCTCCTTGTTCATGCGCTTGACGCGCCAGTTGCGCTtgttcttgttcttcttggAGCGCTGGTAGTACTTCTTGACGAGCATGACGTCTGGGATCGCCGATGCATACTTGTTGTTCGACTCAAGAACATCAAATAGCTCGCTGTTGAAGTTCGTGTTGCTAAGCAAGTAGCCCATCACCGAATCACCGACGTGTAGGATACCACCGAGATGCGTCCGACAGTAGTAGGTAGTGTCGTTAACGCCCATGTCAGATGCGCGAGCTACAGTAGCCTCAGCAAGGAAGTTGCGACCCGACTGCTTGCCTAGCGGCTCAATGTCCAAGACAATAAACTCGGTAAGTTCCTGGACGTCTGCCAGCGGTCGGAACGGCGTCCGCCAGTATATGTCTGTTGCGACATCGGCGGTCTGCAGAGTCGCAGGGTCGAGTAGTTGGACAGAAGTACCAATACGGGTACAAAGTGTAAGAGGCGAGATGTTGCCAATCTTTTTAGCGAGCGGAATGGGAAGCACTACAAGATCGTCCTTGCAGATCGGAACGATCTCGCATGAGAAGGAGAATTTATAGTTCTTCGTCGaagtgtggatgtcgtgtGAAATGAGCTCTTCTGATCGCTTGATGTTGACTGGAATGACAGCCTTCAAAAAGTCACAGAAGGATACCGCATGATTTCTCTgggcgaagaagaagtcgATACCGTCGTGGACTTCTTTGATGTTGATTGTGTCCTTGTGCGCTCCATGCTTCAGAATCAACTGCTCCAGGTACAAAAACGTCCTCTTGTGAGGCACTTTTTGTCGCACCTGTACACACGCTCTCCATGTGTTGTGTGTGTAACTCTTTGCGCAATCCGGGCACTGGTTGTAGTTTTGTGTGTATTCCACCTCGAAACTTTGCTGCATGATAGCACCCTCGTTGATCTCCGACTGCACCGTGATCTTGACCTTTATCCTCCTGCTATGCGGCTCAGTCCAGATGAAGCTCGCATCGATAATCCTCAACTTATTCAGTCCGCGCAACTTTCGTAGGCAAAGCGCGAGGAGTTCGCGCGATTCGGGAGCGGCAACAACCCAGGTCGTGGGAGGGGAGAGCCATCGGTCGCAGTCGCGGCACATGAGCAGAATAGCCTCGCGTTGGATACCACCCGTGACATCGGTCTTGAGTTTTATGCAGTCGTAACAAAAGGCTCCTGAAAGGGTACCATCGACAGGCGCGCCACAGTCTGCGCAGAGAATTGTGGCCGAATTCTTGGGCTCAGGCGCGAAGGAGCGCTGACCTTCCATCATTGCGCTGTCCATGGGTGAGGTGTGATTTACGTCTGAATTGTGCAGTAAGTTGGGAACCTTTGCGACCTTACAAAGTGATTAGGGCATGTATAGGCTCCGAGCAAAATAGTTGATTTGGTATGAGTCGATGACTAGGGCAAGTTTGCTTTCAAATTCACCCCGCCAGCTTTTTTGCCAGTGTCGCCACCCCGCTCGCCTTCACCGCCCGGGTCAGCCACACGTCAGCCACATCCCAGCGCCACAGCAGCCACAGATTCAAGAGTCATTCCCGGGTTCACTTCTGAGATATGAGATTCACAGCAGACATGAGAAAATAATGCAAGTTTCATTTTACTTCATTCAAACTAA from Pyrenophora tritici-repentis strain M4 chromosome 1, whole genome shotgun sequence encodes the following:
- a CDS encoding NMD3, NMD protein affecting ribosome stability and mRNA decay produces the protein MDSAMMEGQRSFAPEPKNSATILCADCGAPVDGTLSGAFCYDCIKLKTDVTGGIQREAILLMCRDCDRWLSPPTTWVVAAPESRELLALCLRKLRGLNKLRIIDASFIWTEPHSRRIKVKITVQSEINEGAIMQQSFEVEYTQNYNQCPDCAKSYTHNTWRACVQVRQKVPHKRTFLYLEQLILKHGAHKDTINIKEVHDGIDFFFAQRNHAVSFCDFLKAVIPVNIKRSEELISHDIHTSTKNYKFSFSCEIVPICKDDLVVLPIPLAKKIGNISPLTLCTRIGTSVQLLDPATLQTADVATDIYWRTPFRPLADVQELTEFIVLDIEPLGKQSGRNFLAEATVARASDMGVNDTTYYCRTHLGGILHVGDSVMGYLLSNTNFNSELFDVLESNNKYASAIPDVMLVKKYYQRSKKNKNKRNWRVKRMNKEEGEMLPRKQDQEKMERDFEMFLQDDEGIQIPMEQLLDDFEDMKMDD